One Luteimonas sp. MC1825 DNA segment encodes these proteins:
- the rlmD gene encoding 23S rRNA (uracil(1939)-C(5))-methyltransferase RlmD, with translation MARIDQTPFQAEILDLSHDGRGVARRPAGHVNAGKAVFVAGALPGEVVMARQTARSRHFDEAEAVEVLTASPERVVPRCPHFSTCGGCTLQHLAEDRQIVAKARVLNDNLARIGHVTPDAVLPPLSGAAWGYRRKGRFSVRRVEKKGKTLVGFRERDPRFVAELRECHTVIPALGMRVEALAALVDSLDARSDIPQIEFIAGDDSIALVFRHLQPLGDADRARLVAFAQEQGFAVFLQPGGPDSLQPLWPEDVALSFRLAPWDIELGFRPLDFIQVNADLNEKMIAHALALLDVQPGERVLDLFCGLGNFTLPLGRVAAEVVGVEGDAGLVARARENAERNAMPHVSFHVADLSTDLSREPWMRAGFDKLLLDPARAGALDVLKQLPLKGLKRIVYVSCHPGSLARDAGYLVNERCWRLRSAGVMDMFPHTAHVESIAVFEPA, from the coding sequence TTGGCTCGCATCGACCAGACCCCCTTCCAGGCCGAGATCCTCGACCTCAGCCATGACGGCCGCGGCGTTGCCCGACGCCCCGCAGGCCACGTCAACGCCGGCAAGGCGGTGTTCGTGGCCGGCGCGCTGCCAGGCGAGGTGGTGATGGCGCGGCAGACCGCACGCTCGCGGCATTTCGATGAAGCCGAAGCGGTCGAGGTGCTGACCGCGTCGCCGGAGCGCGTCGTGCCGCGCTGCCCGCACTTCAGTACCTGCGGCGGCTGCACGCTGCAGCACCTGGCTGAGGACCGGCAGATCGTCGCCAAGGCGCGGGTGCTGAACGATAACCTCGCGCGCATCGGCCACGTCACCCCGGATGCGGTGCTGCCGCCGCTGAGCGGCGCCGCCTGGGGCTACCGCCGCAAGGGCCGGTTCTCCGTGCGCCGGGTGGAGAAGAAAGGCAAGACGCTGGTCGGTTTCCGCGAGCGCGACCCGCGCTTCGTCGCCGAGCTGCGCGAGTGCCACACCGTCATCCCGGCGCTGGGCATGCGCGTCGAGGCGCTGGCGGCGCTGGTCGACTCGCTGGACGCACGCAGCGACATCCCGCAGATCGAGTTCATCGCCGGCGACGACAGCATCGCGCTGGTGTTCCGCCACCTGCAGCCGCTGGGCGATGCCGACCGCGCGCGGCTGGTGGCGTTCGCGCAGGAACAGGGCTTCGCCGTGTTCCTGCAGCCCGGCGGCCCCGATTCCCTGCAGCCGCTGTGGCCGGAGGATGTGGCGCTGTCGTTCCGGCTGGCGCCGTGGGACATCGAGCTCGGGTTCCGGCCGCTGGACTTCATCCAGGTGAATGCCGACCTCAACGAGAAGATGATCGCGCATGCACTCGCGCTGCTCGACGTGCAGCCCGGCGAGCGCGTGCTCGACCTGTTCTGCGGGCTGGGCAATTTCACCTTGCCGCTGGGGCGCGTGGCCGCCGAGGTGGTCGGCGTGGAAGGCGATGCCGGGCTGGTGGCACGCGCGCGCGAAAACGCCGAGCGCAACGCCATGCCGCACGTCAGCTTCCACGTGGCGGATCTTTCCACCGATCTCTCGCGCGAGCCGTGGATGCGTGCCGGCTTCGACAAGCTGCTGCTCGATCCGGCGCGCGCCGGCGCGCTCGACGTGCTGAAGCAGCTGCCGCTGAAGGGCCTGAAGCGCATCGTCTACGTCAGCTGCCATCCCGGCTCGCTGGCGCGCGATGCCGGTTACCTGGTCAACGAGCGCTGCTGGCGCCTGCGTTCGGCCGGGGTGATGGACATGTTCCCGCACACCGCCCACGTCGAGTCCATCGCCGTGTTCGAACCGGCATGA
- a CDS encoding YdbL family protein: MRHRMGLPFVAALVLTACVTINVYFPAAEAREAAREFVEKVIGDEAAPEAVPAPGGGMAMLPAERASRRVAVDPWMLLGITPAHAQAPDITIRTPAIQAIQSRMESRFASLRPHFDSGALGFGGDGLLVVREAAKVPLKDRVAVNAAVADDNRDRKAVYREIAVANGHPEWEAQIREVFARQWIDSARPGWWYQQGGAWKQK; this comes from the coding sequence ATGCGCCACAGGATGGGATTGCCGTTTGTCGCCGCGCTGGTGCTCACCGCCTGCGTCACCATCAATGTCTACTTCCCGGCAGCGGAGGCACGCGAGGCGGCGCGCGAGTTCGTCGAGAAGGTGATCGGCGACGAGGCCGCGCCCGAGGCGGTGCCCGCGCCCGGGGGCGGCATGGCGATGCTTCCGGCCGAGCGCGCATCGCGGCGCGTGGCCGTCGATCCGTGGATGCTGCTGGGCATCACGCCGGCCCATGCGCAGGCGCCGGACATCACCATCCGCACGCCGGCCATCCAGGCGATCCAGTCGCGGATGGAGTCGCGGTTCGCGAGCCTGCGCCCGCACTTCGACAGCGGCGCGCTGGGCTTCGGCGGTGATGGCCTGCTGGTGGTGCGCGAGGCGGCCAAGGTGCCGCTCAAGGATCGCGTGGCGGTGAACGCCGCGGTCGCCGATGACAACCGCGACCGCAAGGCGGTGTATCGCGAAATCGCGGTCGCCAACGGCCATCCCGAGTGGGAGGCGCAGATCCGCGAGGTGTTCGCACGGCAGTGGATCGACAGCGCGCGGCCGGGGTGGTGGTACCAGCAGGGCGGCGCCTGGAAGCAGAAGTAG